One genomic segment of Streptomyces sp. RerS4 includes these proteins:
- a CDS encoding ribonuclease H, producing MSERIIAACDGAAKGNPGPAAWAWVIADATGTPQRWEAGPLGRATNNVGELTALQKVLEAVAVGSAMEVRMDSQYAMKAVTQWLPAWKRNGFKTAAGKPVANRELVEEIDRLLSERDVTFVYVPAHREDGDHLNAIADQAASDAAVSQQAAGTALGDAEMPVPAPARATPARTASSRTTTSRAGSAAPKKKATATATRTIKAKYPGRCACGQPYAAGESIANNGKSWGHPACAGAATP from the coding sequence ATGTCTGAACGCATCATCGCCGCCTGTGACGGAGCGGCCAAGGGCAATCCCGGCCCCGCCGCGTGGGCGTGGGTCATCGCCGACGCCACCGGGACCCCCCAGCGCTGGGAGGCGGGGCCGCTGGGTCGCGCCACCAACAACGTCGGGGAACTCACCGCCCTCCAGAAGGTGCTGGAGGCCGTGGCCGTCGGCAGCGCCATGGAGGTGCGGATGGACTCGCAGTACGCGATGAAGGCCGTCACGCAGTGGCTCCCCGCGTGGAAGCGCAACGGGTTCAAGACGGCGGCGGGCAAGCCGGTGGCCAACCGCGAGCTGGTCGAGGAGATCGACCGGCTGCTGTCCGAGCGGGACGTGACCTTCGTCTACGTTCCCGCGCACCGCGAGGACGGCGACCACCTGAACGCCATCGCCGACCAGGCCGCCAGCGACGCCGCCGTCAGCCAGCAGGCCGCCGGCACGGCCCTGGGCGACGCGGAGATGCCGGTACCGGCCCCCGCGCGAGCGACCCCGGCCCGCACCGCGAGCTCGCGCACCACGACCTCGCGCGCCGGCTCCGCCGCGCCGAAGAAGAAGGCGACGGCCACGGCCACGCGGACCATCAAGGCGAAGTACCCCGGACGCTGCGCGTGCGGGCAGCCCTACGCCGCCGGGGAGTCGATCGCGAACAACGGCAAGAGCTGGGGCCACCCGGCCTGCGCCGGCGCCGCGACCCCGTAA
- a CDS encoding plasmid stabilization protein gives MPRGSSPKRERQYEHIKESAEERGESPERAKEIAARTVNKERARAGESKTASRTSLDDISSSRRGGLRSHSGARGPTYDQLYEEAKRRNLHGRSTMHKDELKRELGY, from the coding sequence ATGCCGCGAGGCTCCAGCCCCAAGCGCGAACGCCAGTACGAACACATCAAGGAGAGCGCCGAGGAACGCGGCGAGAGCCCCGAGCGGGCCAAGGAGATCGCCGCGCGGACGGTCAACAAGGAACGGGCCCGTGCCGGTGAGTCGAAGACCGCGAGCCGGACCTCCCTCGACGACATCTCCTCCTCCCGGCGCGGCGGCCTCCGCTCCCACAGCGGGGCGCGGGGGCCGACGTACGACCAGCTGTACGAGGAGGCCAAGCGCCGGAACCTGCACGGTCGTTCGACGATGCACAAGGACGAGCTCAAGCGAGAGCTGGGCTACTGA
- a CDS encoding NmrA/HSCARG family protein, giving the protein MNGKRTITVFGATGQQGGSLARAILEDRDSEFVVRAVTRRPDSDAARELERLGAQVVRADLDDEESLVAALEGTYGAYLVTNFWEDMDAAHEQAQAAALARAAGHVGVQHAVWSTLEDTRECIPLDDDRMPTLQGTYKVPHFDAKAEADQFFRDDGVPTTYLRTTFFWENLYGAFAPQRAEDGALEIVFPMGDKRLSGIGVDDIGRTAYALFKGGTDFIGATISIAGEHLPVADMAAAMTDALGREVRYRPLTPDAFRALGFPGADEAGNMFQFYADCEHRFVTARDVDAVRGLDPRLQDFATWLANHRDRFPKA; this is encoded by the coding sequence ATGAACGGAAAGCGGACCATCACCGTCTTCGGCGCGACGGGACAGCAGGGCGGCTCGCTGGCGCGGGCGATCCTGGAGGACCGCGACAGCGAGTTCGTGGTGCGGGCCGTGACGCGCCGGCCGGATTCGGACGCCGCCCGGGAACTGGAACGGCTCGGGGCGCAGGTGGTCCGTGCCGACCTGGACGACGAGGAGAGCCTGGTCGCGGCGTTGGAGGGCACGTACGGGGCGTACCTCGTGACCAACTTCTGGGAGGACATGGACGCCGCCCACGAGCAGGCGCAGGCGGCGGCGCTCGCGCGGGCGGCCGGGCACGTCGGGGTGCAGCACGCGGTGTGGTCGACGTTGGAGGACACCCGGGAGTGCATCCCGCTCGACGACGACCGGATGCCGACCCTGCAGGGCACGTACAAGGTGCCGCACTTCGACGCCAAGGCGGAGGCGGACCAGTTCTTCCGCGACGACGGCGTGCCGACGACGTACCTGCGGACGACGTTCTTCTGGGAGAACCTGTACGGGGCGTTCGCGCCGCAGCGCGCGGAGGACGGAGCGCTGGAGATCGTCTTTCCGATGGGTGACAAGCGGCTGTCGGGCATCGGGGTCGACGACATCGGGCGGACGGCCTACGCGCTCTTCAAGGGCGGCACGGATTTCATCGGCGCGACGATCAGCATCGCGGGCGAGCACCTTCCGGTCGCGGACATGGCGGCGGCGATGACGGACGCCTTGGGGCGGGAGGTGCGCTACCGGCCGCTGACCCCGGACGCTTTCCGGGCGCTGGGCTTCCCGGGCGCGGACGAGGCGGGCAACATGTTCCAGTTCTACGCGGACTGCGAGCACCGGTTCGTGACCGCCCGGGACGTCGACGCGGTCCGCGGCCTCGATCCGCGCCTCCAGGACTTCGCGACGTGGCTGGCGAACCACCGGGACCGGTTCCCGAAGGCCTGA
- a CDS encoding winged helix-turn-helix domain-containing protein → MNDPLNHLPAGGPAGSAGSSGGAGASPASDPAARLAALAGALADETRAAICMALLEGRAWTPGELARITAVAPSTVTGHLARLLDAGICVTERQGRHRYVRIADAATARLIDELASYAVPDRDAAHAVPVVSAPDPLARARTCYDHFAGRLGMAVTDALERGGLLRTDGAFELTEAGREWCGRAGVGLGQEGRRPLVSSCLDWTERRRHLGGLAGARWCARALDAGWVTRPPEGGRGLLVTEAGERAFAELLGITPQAWS, encoded by the coding sequence ATGAATGACCCGCTGAACCACCTGCCCGCCGGGGGTCCGGCCGGCTCCGCCGGTTCCTCCGGCGGAGCCGGCGCCTCCCCCGCGTCCGACCCCGCCGCGCGGCTGGCGGCCCTCGCCGGGGCGCTGGCCGACGAGACCCGGGCCGCGATCTGCATGGCCCTCCTCGAAGGGCGGGCCTGGACCCCCGGTGAGCTGGCCCGGATCACCGCGGTCGCCCCGTCCACCGTCACCGGCCACCTGGCCCGGCTGCTGGACGCGGGGATCTGCGTGACCGAGCGGCAGGGCCGGCACCGGTACGTACGGATCGCCGACGCCGCCACGGCCCGCCTGATCGACGAGCTCGCCTCCTACGCGGTCCCCGACCGGGACGCGGCGCACGCGGTGCCGGTGGTGTCCGCGCCCGATCCGCTGGCGCGCGCCCGGACCTGTTACGACCACTTCGCGGGGCGGCTGGGGATGGCGGTCACCGATGCCCTGGAGCGCGGTGGGTTGCTGCGTACCGACGGGGCGTTCGAGCTGACCGAGGCGGGGCGGGAGTGGTGCGGGCGGGCGGGTGTGGGGCTCGGGCAGGAGGGGCGCCGGCCGCTGGTGAGCTCGTGCCTGGACTGGACGGAGCGGCGCCGCCACCTGGGCGGACTGGCCGGGGCCCGGTGGTGCGCGCGGGCCCTGGACGCGGGCTGGGTGACCCGTCCGCCGGAGGGCGGGCGGGGGTTGCTCGTAACGGAGGCCGGGGAGCGGGCGTTCGCGGAGCTGCTCGGGATCACCCCGCAGGCCTGGAGCTGA
- a CDS encoding DMT family transporter encodes MKPRLRLLSPPVLTLGAVSFTVLAWASAFVSIRSAGEVYSPGALALGRLLTASLVLVALLLIRREGLPPRGAWRGIVVSGVVWFFGYTVMLNWGERLVDAGTASLLVNIGPILMALLAARLLGEALPPRLLAGMGVSFAGAVVVGLSMSSAAPSDASSNGSTSVLGVVLCLLAAVAYATGVIAQKPALSFGSPLQITAYSCLTGAVVCLPFAGQLVAEVPRAPLSATLNMVYLGVVPTALAFTTWTYALARMPAGKLGATTYAVPAIVVLLSWALLGEVPAWLTLLGGALCLAGVAVSRHRPTTPPASATTPSPTPVEETR; translated from the coding sequence ATGAAACCCCGCCTGCGCCTGTTGTCACCCCCCGTCCTGACCCTCGGCGCCGTGTCCTTCACGGTGCTCGCCTGGGCGTCCGCCTTCGTGTCCATCCGGAGCGCGGGCGAGGTCTACTCCCCCGGCGCCCTGGCCCTCGGCCGACTGTTGACCGCCTCGCTGGTGCTCGTCGCCCTGCTGCTGATACGCCGCGAGGGGCTGCCGCCCCGGGGTGCGTGGCGCGGGATCGTGGTGTCGGGCGTGGTGTGGTTCTTCGGCTACACGGTGATGTTGAACTGGGGTGAGCGCCTGGTGGACGCCGGCACCGCCTCGCTGCTGGTCAACATCGGCCCGATCCTGATGGCCCTGCTCGCCGCGCGCCTGCTCGGCGAGGCCTTGCCGCCGAGGCTGCTGGCGGGCATGGGCGTCTCCTTCGCGGGGGCCGTGGTCGTCGGCCTGTCGATGTCCTCGGCGGCCCCCTCGGACGCGTCTTCGAATGGCTCGACGTCGGTCCTCGGGGTCGTGCTCTGCCTGCTCGCGGCGGTGGCGTACGCGACCGGCGTGATCGCCCAGAAGCCCGCGCTCTCCTTCGGTTCGCCGCTCCAGATCACCGCGTACAGCTGCCTGACCGGGGCCGTCGTCTGCCTTCCCTTCGCGGGGCAGTTGGTGGCGGAGGTGCCCCGGGCGCCGCTGTCCGCGACGCTGAACATGGTCTACCTCGGCGTGGTCCCGACCGCCCTCGCGTTCACCACGTGGACCTACGCCCTGGCGCGGATGCCCGCCGGGAAGCTGGGCGCCACCACGTACGCCGTCCCGGCCATCGTGGTCCTGCTGAGCTGGGCCCTGCTGGGTGAGGTCCCGGCGTGGCTGACGCTGCTGGGCGGTGCGCTCTGCCTGGCCGGCGTCGCCGTCTCCCGCCACCGACCGACCACGCCACCCGCCTCCGCCACGACCCCGAGCCCGACCCCGGTTGAGGAGACACGCTAA
- a CDS encoding Pls/PosA family non-ribosomal peptide synthetase, with amino-acid sequence MAATPEHGEVTLLYGGDPHGDPYGEPGKSARFSAGPAAPTRTLVDVFEASVRAYPDEPALDDGATRLTYRALAAEVERRRRALAAAGVGRGDRVGVRVPSGTNELYVAILAVLAAGAAYVPVDAEDPDERAELVFGEAGVRAVLGGGQRIDVTALPDAPVAAARPGPEHDAWIIFTSGSTGKPKGVAVTHRSAAAFVDAEAALFLTEEPIGPGDRVMAGLSVAFDASCEEMWLAWRYGACLVPVPRSQVRSGADLGPWLVEQEITVVSTVPTLAALWEPETLNEVRLLIFGGEACPPELTQRLVTEGREVWNTYGPTEATVVTCASLLTGAEPIRIGLPLNGWELAVVDESGEPVPMGGSGQLVIGGVGLARYLDPEKDAEKYAPLESLGWERAYRSGDLVRAEPEGLIFLGRGDEQIKLGGRRIELGEVDAALQALPGVAGAAAAVRTARGGNQLLVGYLVTQEGWDHAAAVERLRAELPAALVPLLAPVAELPTRTSGKVDRDALPWPLPELETTGPAEQLYGTEAWLAEQWSETLGVTVSGAADDFFAIGGNSLAAAQLTTRLRTRYPRAAVLDIYQQPTLRKLARRLEKSVQDDDAARVVAPVPLRAKAMQSLLLLPLFTLVGLRWTVALLALGNVLHRFGAYAWAPTASWWLVAAGAVLLFTPPGRLAIAAGGARLLLRGVRAGRHPRGGSVHLRLWTAERLAEYVGATSLTGSWLERYARALGAKVGPEVDLHSLPPVTGMLKLGRGCAVESEVDLCGHWLDGDRLVIGPIKVGAGAVVGTRSILFPGARVGKRAEVAPGSAVVGQIPTGQRWAGAPAGKLGRAKHNWPKERPPRGLPWRAAYGAAGFALTALPVLAALPALLVVSRFVPADAGLVEALRGALLAVVPGALAYGFTYAVLLLVSVRLLSLGLRTGTHPTHSRVGWQAWTVTQLMDLSRETLFPLYAGLITPVWLRLLGMKIGRGAEVSTVLALPSLTTVGEGAFLADDTLTAPYELGGGWMTIGHSEIGRRAFLGNSGMTAPGRTVPDDGLVGVLSATPKKAKKGSSYLGLPPVKLPRSAEVSDRSRTYDPPARLLWARGLVELCRLVPVFCSAALAVLTVAALCALATSSGGPGLRGAALLSGAVLLGAGLAAGAVSVVAKWLLVGRHRTGEHPLWSGFVWRNELADTFVEVLAVPWLAGSVPGTPLLNLYLRGLGARIGRGVWCESYWLPETDLVELGDAVSVNRGCVLQTHLFHDRILRTDTVVLREGATLGPGGIVLPGSTVGARSTLGPASLVMAGESVPADTRWLGNPIEAWRT; translated from the coding sequence ATGGCAGCCACACCAGAGCACGGCGAAGTGACCCTGTTGTACGGCGGCGACCCGCACGGCGACCCGTACGGCGAGCCGGGCAAGTCCGCCCGGTTCTCCGCCGGTCCCGCCGCCCCGACGCGCACCCTCGTCGACGTCTTCGAGGCCTCCGTACGGGCGTACCCCGACGAGCCCGCCCTGGACGACGGCGCCACCCGACTGACCTACCGGGCGCTCGCCGCCGAGGTCGAACGCCGCAGGCGCGCGCTGGCCGCCGCCGGGGTGGGACGGGGCGACCGGGTCGGCGTACGCGTGCCGTCCGGTACGAACGAGCTCTACGTGGCCATCCTCGCCGTCCTCGCGGCCGGCGCCGCCTACGTCCCCGTGGACGCCGAGGACCCCGACGAGCGGGCCGAGCTGGTCTTCGGCGAGGCCGGCGTGCGGGCGGTGCTGGGCGGCGGGCAGCGGATCGACGTCACCGCCCTGCCGGACGCTCCCGTGGCCGCCGCGCGGCCCGGCCCCGAGCACGACGCGTGGATCATCTTCACGTCCGGTTCCACCGGCAAGCCCAAGGGCGTCGCCGTGACCCACCGCAGCGCCGCCGCGTTCGTGGACGCCGAGGCCGCGCTGTTCCTCACCGAGGAGCCGATCGGTCCGGGCGACCGGGTCATGGCGGGGCTCTCCGTCGCCTTCGACGCCTCCTGCGAGGAGATGTGGCTGGCCTGGCGCTACGGCGCCTGCCTGGTCCCCGTCCCCCGCTCCCAGGTGCGCAGCGGCGCCGACCTCGGCCCCTGGCTGGTGGAGCAGGAGATCACCGTGGTCTCCACGGTGCCGACCTTGGCCGCCCTGTGGGAGCCGGAGACCCTCAACGAGGTCCGGCTGCTGATCTTCGGCGGCGAGGCCTGCCCGCCCGAGCTGACCCAGCGCCTGGTCACCGAGGGCCGCGAGGTCTGGAACACGTACGGGCCCACCGAGGCCACCGTGGTCACCTGCGCCTCGCTGCTGACCGGCGCGGAGCCGATCCGGATCGGCCTCCCGCTGAACGGCTGGGAACTGGCCGTGGTCGACGAGTCCGGCGAGCCGGTGCCGATGGGCGGCAGCGGCCAGCTCGTGATCGGCGGCGTCGGCCTGGCCCGCTACCTCGACCCGGAGAAGGACGCCGAGAAGTACGCCCCGCTGGAATCCCTCGGCTGGGAGCGCGCCTACCGCAGCGGCGACCTCGTCCGCGCCGAACCCGAGGGGCTGATCTTCCTCGGGCGCGGCGACGAGCAGATCAAGCTCGGCGGCCGCCGGATCGAGCTGGGCGAGGTCGACGCCGCGCTCCAGGCGCTGCCCGGCGTCGCCGGCGCGGCCGCGGCCGTCCGCACGGCGCGCGGCGGCAACCAGCTCCTCGTCGGCTACCTGGTGACCCAGGAGGGCTGGGACCACGCGGCGGCCGTCGAGCGGCTGCGCGCCGAGCTGCCCGCGGCCCTGGTGCCGCTGCTCGCGCCGGTGGCCGAGCTGCCGACCCGCACCTCCGGCAAGGTGGACCGCGACGCGCTGCCGTGGCCGCTGCCCGAACTGGAGACCACCGGTCCCGCCGAGCAGCTGTACGGCACGGAGGCCTGGCTCGCCGAGCAGTGGAGCGAGACCCTCGGGGTGACCGTGAGCGGCGCCGCCGACGACTTCTTCGCGATCGGCGGCAACAGCCTGGCCGCCGCCCAGCTCACCACCCGCCTGCGCACCCGCTACCCGCGGGCGGCCGTCCTCGACATCTACCAGCAGCCGACCCTGCGCAAGCTGGCCCGGCGGCTGGAGAAGTCCGTACAGGACGACGACGCGGCCCGGGTCGTCGCGCCCGTTCCGCTGCGCGCCAAGGCGATGCAGTCGCTCCTGCTGCTGCCCCTCTTCACCCTGGTCGGCCTGCGCTGGACGGTGGCCCTGCTGGCGCTGGGCAACGTCCTGCACCGGTTCGGGGCGTACGCGTGGGCGCCGACCGCCTCGTGGTGGCTCGTCGCCGCCGGCGCGGTGCTGCTCTTCACCCCGCCGGGCCGGCTCGCCATCGCGGCCGGCGGCGCGCGCCTGCTGCTGCGCGGGGTGAGGGCCGGACGCCACCCGCGCGGCGGCAGCGTGCACCTGCGGCTGTGGACGGCCGAGCGGCTGGCCGAGTACGTCGGCGCGACCTCGCTGACCGGTTCCTGGCTGGAGCGGTACGCGCGGGCGCTCGGCGCCAAGGTCGGCCCCGAGGTGGACCTGCATTCGCTGCCGCCGGTGACGGGCATGCTCAAACTCGGCCGCGGCTGCGCCGTGGAGTCCGAGGTGGACCTGTGCGGGCACTGGCTGGACGGGGACCGGCTCGTGATCGGCCCGATCAAGGTCGGCGCGGGCGCCGTGGTCGGCACCCGCAGCATCCTCTTCCCGGGTGCGCGGGTCGGGAAGCGGGCCGAGGTGGCCCCGGGCTCCGCCGTGGTCGGGCAGATCCCGACGGGGCAGCGCTGGGCCGGTGCGCCGGCCGGCAAGCTCGGCCGGGCCAAGCACAACTGGCCCAAGGAACGCCCACCGCGCGGGCTGCCCTGGCGGGCCGCCTACGGCGCCGCCGGGTTCGCCCTCACGGCGCTGCCCGTGCTCGCCGCCCTGCCCGCCCTGCTGGTGGTGAGCCGGTTCGTGCCTGCCGACGCCGGCCTGGTGGAGGCGCTGCGCGGGGCCCTGCTCGCCGTGGTGCCGGGGGCGCTCGCGTACGGGTTCACGTACGCGGTGCTGCTGCTGGTCTCCGTACGCCTGCTCAGCCTGGGCCTGCGGACCGGCACCCATCCGACGCACAGTCGGGTGGGCTGGCAGGCCTGGACGGTCACCCAGCTGATGGACCTGTCGCGGGAGACGCTGTTCCCTCTGTACGCCGGGCTGATCACTCCGGTGTGGCTGCGGCTGCTCGGCATGAAGATCGGCCGGGGCGCGGAGGTGTCCACCGTGCTCGCGCTGCCCAGTCTCACCACCGTGGGCGAGGGCGCGTTCCTCGCCGACGACACGCTGACCGCCCCCTACGAGCTGGGCGGCGGCTGGATGACCATCGGACACTCCGAGATCGGCCGCCGGGCGTTCCTCGGCAACTCCGGCATGACCGCGCCCGGCCGCACGGTGCCGGACGACGGGCTGGTCGGCGTCCTGTCGGCGACCCCGAAGAAGGCCAAGAAGGGCAGCTCGTACCTGGGCCTGCCGCCGGTGAAGCTGCCCCGGTCGGCCGAGGTATCCGACCGGAGCCGGACCTACGATCCGCCGGCGCGGCTTCTGTGGGCGCGCGGCCTGGTGGAGCTGTGCCGGCTCGTCCCGGTGTTCTGCTCGGCGGCGCTCGCCGTACTGACCGTGGCGGCGCTCTGCGCACTGGCCACGTCGAGCGGCGGCCCGGGTCTCCGGGGCGCCGCGCTGCTGTCCGGGGCGGTCCTGCTCGGCGCCGGCCTGGCCGCCGGCGCGGTCTCGGTGGTGGCGAAGTGGCTGCTGGTGGGCCGCCACCGGACGGGCGAACACCCGCTGTGGAGCGGCTTCGTGTGGCGCAACGAGCTGGCCGACACCTTCGTCGAGGTCCTGGCCGTGCCGTGGCTGGCCGGTTCGGTGCCCGGTACGCCGCTGCTGAACCTGTATCTGCGCGGCCTGGGGGCCCGGATCGGCCGGGGCGTGTGGTGCGAGAGCTACTGGTTGCCGGAGACGGACCTGGTGGAACTGGGCGACGCGGTGAGCGTGAACCGGGGCTGCGTGTTGCAGACTCACCTCTTCCACGACCGGATCTTGAGGACGGATACTGTGGTCCTCCGCGAGGGCGCCACGCTGGGTCCGGGCGGCATCGTCCTGCCCGGGAGCACGGTCGGGGCCCGCAGCACACTGGGGCCGGCGTCTCTCGTCATGGCCGGGGAATCCGTCCCGGCCGACACCCGGTGGCTGGGCAACCCGATCGAGGCATGGCGGACCTGA
- a CDS encoding M1 family metallopeptidase: protein MNGHRAAASDPYFPDNGDSRYRVHRYELALEYRPGPNRLAGTARISAIAGKAPLGEFHLNLAAFRIGRVTVNGRAPQYTHRGGKLRVRPAKPLPAHAAFTVEVHWAGNPQPVRSPWGGIGWEELSDGALVASQPIGAPSWYPCNDRPADKASYHISINTPSAYSVVAGGRLLTRTTRASTTTWVYEQPAPTSSYLVGLSIGVYQTVLLGDPGLGGVPQSGHVPAHLLARFSRDFARQPAMMRLFEEVFGPYPFGEYAVVVADEELDVPVEAQGLSTFGTNHVDGARGSERLIAHELAHQWFGNSVTIADWRHIWLNEGFAKYAEWLWSERSGGRTAHELATGAHRMLASLPQNLTLADPGRKLMFDDRLYQRGGLAVHAVRRALGDEAFFRMLREWTTVHRNGVVTTAGFTGHVSRYATEPLDDLFAAWLYEPALPPLP, encoded by the coding sequence GTGAACGGCCACAGAGCAGCGGCATCGGACCCGTACTTCCCGGACAACGGCGACTCCCGTTACCGCGTGCACCGCTACGAACTCGCTCTGGAGTACCGGCCCGGCCCCAACCGCCTGGCCGGTACCGCCCGCATCAGCGCGATCGCCGGCAAGGCGCCGCTCGGCGAGTTCCACCTGAACCTGGCCGCGTTCAGAATAGGCCGGGTCACCGTGAACGGCCGGGCCCCGCAGTACACCCACCGGGGCGGCAAGCTGCGCGTCCGGCCCGCCAAGCCGCTGCCGGCGCACGCCGCGTTCACGGTGGAGGTGCACTGGGCGGGCAACCCCCAGCCGGTCCGCAGCCCCTGGGGCGGCATCGGCTGGGAGGAGCTGTCGGACGGGGCGCTGGTGGCCAGCCAGCCGATCGGCGCGCCGTCCTGGTACCCGTGCAACGACCGGCCGGCCGACAAGGCCTCGTACCACATCTCGATCAACACGCCGTCCGCCTACTCGGTGGTGGCGGGCGGCCGGCTGCTCACCCGGACGACCAGGGCCAGTACGACCACGTGGGTGTACGAGCAGCCCGCGCCCACCTCCAGTTACCTGGTCGGGCTGTCCATCGGCGTGTACCAGACGGTGCTGCTCGGCGATCCGGGGCTCGGTGGTGTGCCGCAGAGCGGCCACGTGCCGGCCCACCTGCTGGCGCGGTTCTCCCGGGACTTCGCCCGCCAGCCCGCGATGATGCGGCTGTTCGAGGAGGTGTTCGGCCCCTACCCGTTCGGCGAGTACGCGGTGGTCGTCGCCGACGAGGAACTCGACGTCCCGGTGGAGGCCCAGGGTCTGTCCACGTTCGGCACCAACCACGTGGACGGCGCACGCGGTTCGGAGCGCCTCATCGCCCACGAACTGGCGCACCAGTGGTTCGGCAACAGCGTGACCATCGCCGACTGGCGGCACATCTGGCTCAACGAGGGCTTCGCGAAGTACGCCGAGTGGCTCTGGTCGGAGCGCTCCGGCGGGCGCACCGCGCACGAGCTGGCGACCGGCGCGCACCGGATGCTGGCCTCGCTGCCGCAGAACCTCACGTTGGCCGACCCGGGTCGCAAGCTGATGTTCGACGACCGGCTGTACCAGCGCGGCGGTCTCGCCGTGCACGCGGTGCGCCGGGCGCTGGGGGACGAGGCGTTCTTCCGGATGCTGCGCGAGTGGACCACCGTCCACCGCAACGGGGTGGTGACCACCGCCGGCTTCACCGGCCACGTGTCGCGCTACGCGACCGAGCCGCTGGACGACCTGTTCGCGGCCTGGCTGTACGAGCCGGCCCTGCCGCCCCTGCCGTAG
- a CDS encoding amino acid permease, giving the protein MSRTSPAARPDGKSPPRQDEEERLRELGYQPVLARRMGGFGNFAISFSVISVLSGCMTLYGFGMGTGGPAVMLWGWVGVGLFVLCVGLALAEVTSAYPTSGALYYMADRLGGRRWGWYTGWLNLLGLLGAIAGIDYGAALFTGAFLNLRFGFVPTPGSTFLIFLCILLLHAALNLFGVRLVSVLNSISVWWHLGGVALIVGALAFVPDHHQSASFVFTEFVNDTGWANPFYVAAVGLLLAQYTFSGYDASAHLSEETSNASVTAAKGIVRAIWASWIAGFALLAGLTFAIQDYAGVQNSATGVPPAQIFLDALGSGGASALLLVVIVAQLFCGNAEVAAASRMVFAFSRDNALPGSALWRKVSGRTQTPVPAVWLSVIVAGVLALPSLYSATAYGAVTAINVIGITPAYAIPIYLRLRAGNRFTPGPWSLGRWSKPIGWIAVVWVAVVTVLFCLPQKSPVTIDSMNYAVIALAVVLVLASVWWYVARRSYGTPSAYGNVREQAEIAEGIV; this is encoded by the coding sequence GTGTCCCGAACCAGCCCCGCGGCCCGCCCCGACGGCAAGAGCCCACCCCGCCAGGACGAGGAGGAACGGCTCAGAGAACTGGGCTACCAGCCCGTCCTCGCCCGCCGCATGGGCGGCTTCGGCAACTTCGCCATCAGCTTCTCCGTCATATCCGTCCTCTCCGGCTGCATGACCCTGTACGGCTTCGGCATGGGCACCGGCGGCCCGGCCGTGATGCTGTGGGGCTGGGTCGGCGTAGGCCTCTTCGTCCTGTGCGTGGGCCTCGCCCTGGCCGAGGTGACCAGCGCCTACCCCACCTCCGGAGCCCTCTACTACATGGCCGACCGGCTCGGCGGACGCCGCTGGGGCTGGTACACGGGCTGGCTGAACCTGCTCGGCCTGCTCGGCGCCATCGCCGGCATCGACTACGGGGCCGCCCTGTTCACCGGCGCCTTCCTGAACCTCCGGTTCGGCTTCGTGCCCACCCCCGGCTCCACGTTCCTGATCTTCCTGTGCATCCTGCTGCTGCACGCCGCGCTCAACCTCTTCGGCGTCCGCCTCGTCAGCGTGCTCAACTCCATCAGCGTCTGGTGGCACCTGGGCGGCGTCGCCCTGATCGTCGGCGCCCTGGCCTTCGTCCCCGACCACCACCAGTCGGCCTCGTTCGTCTTCACCGAGTTCGTCAACGACACCGGCTGGGCCAACCCGTTCTACGTCGCCGCCGTCGGCCTGCTGCTCGCCCAATACACCTTCTCCGGCTACGACGCCTCCGCGCACCTCTCGGAGGAGACCTCGAACGCCTCCGTCACCGCCGCCAAGGGCATCGTCCGGGCCATCTGGGCCTCCTGGATCGCCGGCTTCGCCCTCCTCGCCGGCCTCACGTTCGCCATCCAGGACTACGCGGGCGTCCAGAACAGCGCCACCGGCGTCCCGCCCGCGCAGATCTTCCTCGACGCCCTCGGCTCGGGCGGCGCCTCCGCGCTGCTGCTCGTCGTCATCGTCGCCCAGCTCTTCTGCGGCAACGCCGAGGTGGCCGCAGCGAGCCGGATGGTGTTCGCGTTCAGCCGCGACAACGCGCTCCCCGGCTCCGCCCTGTGGCGCAAGGTCAGCGGACGGACCCAGACGCCCGTCCCGGCCGTATGGCTCTCGGTGATCGTCGCGGGCGTCCTCGCGCTGCCGTCGCTCTACTCCGCCACCGCCTACGGCGCCGTGACCGCCATCAACGTCATCGGCATCACACCCGCCTACGCCATCCCGATCTACCTGCGCCTGCGCGCCGGCAACCGCTTCACCCCCGGCCCCTGGAGCCTCGGCCGCTGGAGCAAGCCCATCGGCTGGATCGCCGTCGTCTGGGTGGCCGTCGTCACCGTCCTGTTCTGCCTGCCGCAGAAGTCCCCGGTGACCATCGACTCGATGAACTACGCGGTGATCGCCCTGGCGGTGGTCCTCGTGCTCGCCAGCGTCTGGTGGTACGTCGCCCGCCGCTCCTACGGGACACCGTCCGCGTACGGAAACGTTCGCGAGCAGGCGGAGATCGCCGAGGGAATCGTCTGA